A stretch of DNA from bacterium:
TTTCACCCTTCACTACTCACCATTCACCATTTTCTTCTGTGACGAGTCCGTCCGCTGATCGCTGCTGGCTGCCGACCCCTTCCGCTGCCCACCTGCCTAATCCCGGACGGCGCTGACCACTTCCTTGGTGCGGTCTGTCTCCCGACCTTGCCTTGTGGGCTCGCTCGGTCTACAATCTCAGAACATGAGAGTGCCCGTTGCCGATTCGGACGACCAAGCGCAGTACAACTTCGAGTGGGACACGGAGAAAGCCCGAGTCAACCGGTCGAAGCACGACGTCAGCTTCGAAGAGGCAGCCACCGTATTCTGCGACCCGCAGATGTTGACCATCAACGACACCGAGCACAGCGAACATGAGGAAAGATGGATAACTGCCGGTTCGTCCGCAGCGGGGCGATTATTGGTCGTCTGCCACACCTTCCGGGAGGAGCAGAAGGAGTCCGCTGTTGTTCGTATCTTCTCTGCCCGAAAGGCGACCCGACGGGAGAGGCGGCAGTATGAGGAGTAGCAGAATCATGAAGAGAGAGTACGATTTCTCCAAGGGCGTGCGAGGCAAGTTCTTCCGGCACCG
This window harbors:
- a CDS encoding BrnT family toxin, whose amino-acid sequence is MRVPVADSDDQAQYNFEWDTEKARVNRSKHDVSFEEAATVFCDPQMLTINDTEHSEHEERWITAGSSAAGRLLVVCHTFREEQKESAVVRIFSARKATRRERRQYEE